The Thalassotalea nanhaiensis genome has a window encoding:
- a CDS encoding ClpXP protease specificity-enhancing factor: protein MTSNKPYLIRAFYDWILDNDLTPYIAVDANYPQVMVPEQYIDEGQIVLNIAPASVGAISMAGDVIEFSARFGGKVQNLYVPFEAVGAIYTRENGVGSSFSVEYPEEAEGIVEQAEAAKPEKKGKPTLSIVK, encoded by the coding sequence ATGACGTCAAATAAGCCCTATTTAATTAGGGCTTTTTACGATTGGATTCTTGATAACGATCTGACTCCCTATATTGCTGTTGACGCTAACTATCCACAAGTGATGGTACCAGAGCAATATATTGATGAAGGCCAGATTGTACTTAATATTGCTCCTGCTTCCGTTGGTGCAATTTCAATGGCAGGTGATGTAATAGAGTTTAGTGCTCGCTTTGGCGGTAAAGTACAAAACTTATATGTCCCTTTTGAAGCTGTAGGTGCCATATACACACGAGAAAACGGTGTAGGTTCATCGTTTTCTGTGGAGTATCCTGAAGAGGCTGAAGGTATCGTTGAGCAAGCTGAAGCTGCTAAGCCTGAGAAAAAGGGCAAACCAACACTCTCTATCGTAAAGTAA
- the rsmI gene encoding 16S rRNA (cytidine(1402)-2'-O)-methyltransferase has protein sequence MSQITVNSSTFYVVATPIGNLLDLSQRAIEILSQVDIIACEDTRHTGRLLSAYNIKNKTLSLHDHNERQRQEYIAELLQQGKSIALVSDAGTPLISDPGFHVVRHLREQNLPVVPVPGACAAIAALSVAGLPTDRFTFEGFLPSKSGARQSKLSELASEPRTMVFYDAPRRAIDTVQDINDVLGGDRQIVIARELTKTFETIHADSAENILTWLNEDPNQLKGEMVLIIEGAHIDPNDIPEVAIKTLKLLLNEMKPKTACAIAAEIHGVKKNALYQIALELK, from the coding sequence ATGAGTCAAATCACTGTTAATTCTAGCACTTTCTATGTGGTAGCAACGCCAATAGGCAATTTATTAGATCTTAGTCAACGAGCAATAGAAATACTTAGCCAAGTAGATATCATTGCTTGTGAAGATACGCGCCATACTGGCCGCCTGCTATCTGCCTATAACATTAAAAATAAAACCTTATCATTGCATGATCATAATGAGCGCCAACGCCAAGAATATATTGCAGAGTTACTACAACAGGGTAAAAGTATTGCTCTGGTTTCTGATGCCGGCACCCCTCTTATTTCTGACCCAGGTTTTCATGTTGTAAGACATCTTAGAGAGCAAAATTTACCAGTAGTTCCTGTACCAGGAGCCTGCGCTGCTATTGCTGCATTATCGGTTGCCGGTTTACCTACTGATAGATTCACTTTTGAAGGCTTCCTACCGTCAAAGTCGGGTGCCCGCCAAAGCAAACTGAGTGAACTTGCCAGTGAGCCAAGAACTATGGTGTTTTATGATGCACCGCGCCGGGCAATAGACACCGTCCAAGATATTAATGATGTATTAGGCGGAGACCGTCAAATTGTTATTGCCAGAGAGTTAACTAAAACCTTTGAAACTATTCATGCAGATTCGGCTGAAAATATTCTAACTTGGCTAAATGAAGATCCAAACCAATTAAAAGGTGAAATGGTACTGATTATTGAAGGGGCGCATATTGACCCTAATGACATCCCAGAAGTCGCGATAAAAACCTTGAAACTTCTCCTTAATGAAATGAAGCCAAAAACCGCCTGTGCGATTGCTGCAGAAATACATGGGGTGAAGAAAAATGCCTTGTACCAAATCGCACTTGAGCTTAAATAA
- a CDS encoding phosphoheptose isomerase, with amino-acid sequence MLERVKHNFRESIETKIAASEELPIAIEKGGMVMVECLLGGHKILSCGNGGSAGDAQHFSSELLNRYETERPSLPAIALTTDSSTITSIANDYSYEEVFSKQIRALGNSGDVLLAISTSGNSKNVIKAIEAAVARDMKIVALTGNDGGEIAGLLGENDVEIRVPSGRTARIQEVHLLAIHCLCEIIDTTLFPQAES; translated from the coding sequence ATGTTAGAACGTGTAAAACATAATTTTCGCGAAAGTATTGAAACTAAAATAGCGGCAAGCGAAGAACTTCCTATCGCCATCGAAAAGGGCGGCATGGTAATGGTAGAGTGCTTATTAGGCGGTCACAAAATCTTATCTTGTGGTAATGGTGGCTCTGCTGGTGATGCTCAGCACTTCTCGTCAGAACTGTTAAATCGTTATGAAACTGAGCGCCCAAGCTTACCAGCTATTGCGTTAACAACTGACAGCTCAACCATTACATCAATTGCCAATGATTACAGTTATGAAGAAGTGTTCTCAAAGCAAATCAGAGCGCTAGGAAATAGCGGTGATGTATTACTGGCTATTTCTACCAGTGGTAATTCAAAAAATGTCATTAAAGCGATTGAAGCAGCCGTTGCCAGAGACATGAAAATTGTAGCCCTAACCGGAAACGACGGTGGTGAAATTGCCGGACTACTTGGTGAGAACGATGTGGAAATTCGTGTACCATCGGGTCGAACTGCTCGTATCCAAGAGGTACATTTATTAGCAATCCACTGTTTATGTGAAATTATTGATACGACACTTTTCCCTCAAGCAGAAAGTTAA
- a CDS encoding BON domain-containing protein translates to MKKLAIAMISLTLLQGCAVALVAGIGAGAASINDRRTLGAQVDDQSIEVKAHSLIAEVKELDEKTRVQVVSLNGTVLVVGQSPNKALRTQVINIISGIQGIRKVHNQIRIANKTSYGTRTNDSWLTTKVKTELLASDKIDGTAIKVVTEDSEVFLMGLVKANEANVAVDIVRHVNGVSRVYKAFQTM, encoded by the coding sequence ATGAAAAAACTCGCTATTGCAATGATCAGCTTAACCTTACTACAAGGTTGTGCCGTAGCTCTTGTTGCCGGTATAGGTGCCGGTGCTGCATCAATAAATGATCGCCGTACCTTAGGTGCTCAGGTTGATGACCAATCTATTGAAGTTAAAGCGCATAGCTTAATTGCAGAAGTTAAAGAACTCGATGAAAAAACTCGTGTGCAAGTAGTAAGCTTGAATGGCACAGTTTTAGTTGTTGGCCAATCTCCAAATAAAGCCTTAAGAACGCAAGTGATAAATATTATTTCTGGTATTCAAGGCATTAGAAAGGTGCATAATCAAATTCGAATTGCCAACAAAACTAGCTATGGTACACGCACAAATGACTCTTGGTTAACGACGAAAGTAAAAACAGAATTGCTTGCGTCAGATAAAATCGATGGCACTGCTATTAAAGTAGTAACAGAGGACTCTGAAGTGTTTCTAATGGGGCTGGTTAAAGCTAATGAAGCCAATGTCGCAGTAGATATTGTCCGCCATGTAAACGGTGTTAGCCGCGTTTATAAAGCATTTCAAACTATGTAG
- a CDS encoding malic enzyme-like NAD(P)-binding protein, whose translation MRIVEILLVEAPHKPGYMAKVLGVIGEFGATVEGLNAVRRLDKDTIWEVTVEYDDSLSIDSLFEQINLLPDTFITGKSDRVFDRHKQGKIQTVSRIRIDSLEILRDLYTPGVARVCQAIQQTPSKIKEFTNIQNTVAIVTNGTAILGLGDIGPEAGLPVMEGKAAILAEIVGLSGVPILIKEKDPLKIIEIVEAIAPSFGAILLEDIKAPECFTIEDELINRVPKPVFHDDQHGTAMVVLAALLSATKQTGVDLKDKVFGQIGLGAAGMGICNLLSEYGVKKVVGCDLNTDAQKKLRSLGGTPMSLDEVMQTADVVVATTGVKGLIKPEMVREGQIIMALTNPDPEIEPSAALENGALFATCGKVVNNMLAFPGLFKGTLDAGVINITHQMKIAVSETLSNLARDGALVPASLNKLAHQKVAEAVYQAAIKQKNEYL comes from the coding sequence ATGCGCATTGTAGAAATATTACTCGTTGAAGCTCCACACAAGCCAGGTTATATGGCTAAAGTTCTTGGTGTAATTGGTGAGTTTGGTGCGACAGTTGAAGGCTTGAATGCGGTTAGACGCCTTGATAAAGATACCATTTGGGAAGTTACGGTTGAATATGATGATTCACTCAGCATTGATTCTTTATTTGAACAAATAAATTTGCTCCCCGATACCTTCATTACGGGTAAATCAGATCGAGTATTTGATCGTCACAAACAAGGCAAAATTCAAACAGTCTCCCGTATTAGGATTGACTCACTGGAAATATTACGTGACTTATATACGCCTGGTGTAGCAAGGGTTTGTCAAGCCATACAACAAACTCCGAGTAAAATTAAAGAATTTACCAACATTCAAAATACTGTCGCAATCGTGACTAACGGCACAGCTATTTTAGGGCTCGGTGACATAGGTCCAGAAGCTGGTCTGCCGGTAATGGAAGGTAAAGCAGCAATCCTTGCCGAAATTGTTGGCCTATCTGGGGTACCAATTTTAATCAAAGAAAAGGACCCGCTTAAAATTATTGAGATTGTTGAAGCTATTGCCCCATCTTTTGGTGCGATATTACTAGAAGATATCAAAGCGCCAGAGTGTTTTACCATTGAAGATGAACTGATAAACCGAGTACCAAAACCAGTTTTTCATGACGACCAACATGGCACGGCAATGGTCGTATTAGCGGCATTATTATCTGCAACAAAACAAACTGGCGTTGATTTAAAAGATAAAGTCTTTGGTCAAATAGGCCTAGGCGCCGCTGGCATGGGAATTTGCAATTTACTTTCAGAGTACGGTGTAAAAAAAGTAGTTGGTTGTGATCTCAATACCGACGCTCAGAAAAAGCTACGCTCATTAGGTGGTACGCCAATGAGTCTTGATGAAGTAATGCAAACCGCAGATGTTGTCGTTGCTACAACAGGTGTTAAAGGCCTAATAAAACCTGAAATGGTTCGTGAAGGCCAGATCATTATGGCATTAACAAACCCTGATCCAGAAATTGAGCCAAGCGCTGCTCTTGAAAACGGCGCTCTATTTGCCACGTGCGGTAAAGTGGTAAATAACATGCTTGCCTTTCCTGGTTTATTTAAAGGTACATTAGATGCGGGGGTTATTAATATCACCCATCAAATGAAAATTGCCGTGTCTGAAACACTATCAAATTTAGCAAGAGATGGCGCATTAGTACCGGCATCTTTAAACAAACTAGCTCATCAAAAAGTTGCTGAAGCGGTATATCAAGCCGCAATAAAACAAAAGAATGAGTATCTTTAA
- a CDS encoding YraN family protein, with protein MQIELLAERYPGVSIVRHGYRMLICSKITTKLQGDIYEQAALDYLLKQKLTLIERNFNCKLGEIDLIMQEQEFIVFIEVKYRKSTNFGEPSEMVSPAKQKKICKTAKIYLQKHGLNEYNTLCRFDVVSIKGPAASTEITWLKNAFNGV; from the coding sequence ATGCAAATAGAATTATTAGCAGAACGTTATCCTGGGGTAAGTATCGTACGTCACGGATACAGAATGTTAATATGCAGTAAAATAACCACTAAGCTTCAAGGTGATATCTATGAGCAAGCTGCTCTAGATTATTTACTAAAACAAAAACTGACGCTGATTGAACGTAATTTCAACTGTAAACTAGGTGAAATCGATTTAATTATGCAAGAGCAGGAATTTATCGTCTTTATTGAAGTCAAATACCGAAAATCAACAAACTTTGGCGAGCCGTCTGAAATGGTTTCACCAGCTAAACAAAAAAAAATTTGTAAAACAGCAAAAATATACCTGCAAAAGCATGGCTTGAATGAATATAATACCCTGTGTAGGTTTGATGTAGTAAGTATTAAAGGACCCGCTGCATCCACTGAAATTACCTGGCTAAAAAATGCCTTTAACGGAGTTTAA
- the sspA gene encoding stringent starvation protein SspA, which translates to MAVAANKRSVMTLFSHADDMYSHQTRIVLAEKGVGVDIHLVEMDNLPEDLIDLNPYGTVPTLIDRELALYEAKIIMEYLDERFPHPPLMPVYPVARGRSRLMMHRIESDWYSLAKTILNGSADEADKARNDLRESLLSIAPVLNEAPYFMSEEFSLVDCYLAPLLWRLPAFGIELSGQGSKELKNYMLRLFDRESFQASLTETERELRFGRPA; encoded by the coding sequence TAATAAACGCTCTGTCATGACCCTGTTTTCACATGCCGATGATATGTACAGTCACCAGACTCGTATCGTACTTGCTGAAAAAGGTGTAGGTGTAGATATTCATTTAGTTGAAATGGACAATTTGCCAGAAGATTTAATTGACTTAAATCCATATGGAACAGTACCAACTTTAATCGATCGCGAACTAGCTTTGTATGAAGCTAAGATCATTATGGAGTACTTAGATGAACGTTTCCCTCATCCACCACTAATGCCAGTTTACCCGGTTGCTCGTGGTCGCAGTCGTTTAATGATGCATCGCATTGAAAGTGACTGGTATAGCCTTGCTAAAACTATCCTTAACGGTAGTGCTGATGAAGCAGATAAGGCTCGTAATGACTTACGAGAGAGCCTACTAAGTATTGCTCCAGTACTTAATGAAGCACCATATTTTATGAGTGAAGAATTTAGTTTAGTCGATTGTTACTTAGCGCCGCTATTATGGCGTTTACCTGCTTTTGGTATTGAATTATCAGGTCAAGGTAGTAAAGAGTTGAAAAACTACATGTTGCGTTTGTTTGATCGTGAATCATTCCAGGCATCATTAACTGAAACCGAACGTGAATTACGTTTTGGTCGTCCAGCTTAA
- a CDS encoding penicillin-binding protein activator, whose protein sequence is MKNASLILSLSALSLLYGCAAPVSKTPSKQVTTPITPEVEIIEDSERSALDLLSAASTESNNQATILLLQASAKFIYEQQLEQSLHISIELSKLELSKGQKNYNQLNMAEALFELGYIDLAAAELAKIDTENPVKRQLFLQANLNIQQDLLVDGIISFLNYHQQFPVQTVDEAAYVSSLFSQLTPWQKRALTKRSATDLTGWLAYTELVANNAYSSSALNSALNKWQNKYQQHPANLLTADLNASVLEVENASAYKNIAVLIPLSGREAPLGKTIQAGIIAAYQAQPERQLTFIDTNAENMADIVNNLHDFKPEFVIGPLLKTHVDSYLATNLQQTDNGYLDDQYHINNSVEVPIAAQQIDTITGLQNNPTEQSHTWNTLLLNLPESSFLSEQQFALSMLPEDEASQAAFSLSQQGYKSALILSQNTAIGKRMANSFAQQWQRQTNIDASIIYYPSGKEMQQAVKKGLDVNLSDERIYLMRNRIKENVKAEARNRRDVDMIYMFATPDQARLLKPYIDVNISPFANAIPMYASSRSYNVDTDRNTRRDLNGLTFTEIPWLLPSKQVNPLMSADAKKIWPNRNSQLERIYAMGIDALQLVDKVKAMQLVPMLRHKGETGTLQMDANRIISRTLSWGKYRTSRIQNVNMQ, encoded by the coding sequence ATGAAAAACGCTTCTCTAATACTTTCCTTATCTGCCCTAAGTTTATTATACGGCTGTGCTGCGCCTGTTTCGAAAACACCAAGCAAACAAGTTACAACACCAATAACTCCCGAAGTTGAAATTATAGAAGACAGCGAGCGCTCCGCTCTTGATTTATTATCGGCAGCAAGTACTGAAAGCAATAATCAAGCAACCATTTTACTTTTACAGGCCTCTGCTAAATTTATTTATGAACAGCAGCTTGAACAATCACTGCATATCAGCATTGAATTAAGTAAGTTAGAGCTAAGTAAAGGGCAAAAAAATTATAACCAACTAAATATGGCAGAAGCGTTATTTGAACTGGGGTATATTGATTTAGCGGCAGCAGAGCTCGCTAAAATTGACACCGAAAACCCGGTTAAGAGACAACTTTTCCTACAAGCTAACTTAAATATACAACAAGACTTATTAGTTGATGGAATTATCAGTTTCTTAAACTATCATCAACAGTTCCCCGTACAAACTGTTGATGAAGCCGCGTATGTATCATCACTATTTAGCCAGTTAACACCTTGGCAAAAGCGAGCATTAACAAAGCGCAGCGCTACCGACCTTACTGGGTGGCTCGCCTATACAGAACTTGTTGCTAATAATGCATACAGTTCATCTGCATTGAATTCAGCTTTGAATAAGTGGCAAAACAAATACCAGCAGCATCCAGCAAACTTATTAACCGCTGATCTAAATGCCTCGGTATTGGAAGTTGAGAATGCATCTGCCTATAAAAATATTGCCGTGTTAATTCCGTTATCAGGTAGAGAAGCACCGCTAGGTAAAACCATCCAAGCCGGTATTATTGCAGCGTATCAAGCACAACCTGAACGACAATTAACGTTTATTGATACTAATGCTGAAAATATGGCTGATATTGTCAATAATTTACATGACTTCAAACCAGAGTTTGTTATTGGTCCATTATTAAAAACGCATGTTGACAGTTATTTAGCCACTAACCTGCAACAAACAGATAATGGTTATTTAGATGACCAGTACCATATAAATAACTCAGTAGAAGTTCCTATTGCCGCACAACAGATTGATACTATTACAGGTTTACAAAATAATCCCACAGAACAATCTCATACTTGGAATACCTTGTTATTAAATTTGCCTGAAAGTTCATTCTTAAGTGAACAGCAATTTGCCCTATCGATGCTTCCTGAAGATGAAGCTAGCCAAGCCGCATTTTCACTGAGCCAACAAGGCTATAAATCAGCGTTAATATTAAGTCAAAATACTGCTATTGGGAAAAGAATGGCAAACAGTTTTGCCCAGCAATGGCAAAGACAAACCAACATTGATGCCAGCATAATCTACTACCCAAGTGGTAAAGAAATGCAACAGGCTGTTAAGAAGGGTTTAGATGTAAACCTTTCTGACGAGCGCATTTATTTAATGCGCAATAGAATAAAAGAAAACGTAAAGGCCGAAGCGAGAAACCGTCGCGATGTTGATATGATTTACATGTTCGCCACCCCAGATCAAGCCAGGCTGCTAAAACCTTATATTGATGTAAATATCAGTCCGTTCGCAAACGCTATTCCAATGTATGCCAGTTCAAGAAGTTACAACGTTGATACTGACAGAAATACCAGGCGAGATCTTAATGGGCTAACCTTCACTGAAATTCCATGGTTATTACCATCTAAACAAGTAAATCCTTTAATGTCGGCAGATGCCAAGAAGATATGGCCAAATAGAAATAGTCAACTTGAACGTATTTATGCAATGGGTATTGATGCTCTACAATTAGTAGATAAAGTTAAAGCCATGCAACTTGTCCCTATGTTAAGACATAAAGGCGAAACAGGAACTCTGCAAATGGATGCAAATAGAATTATTAGCAGAACGTTATCCTGGGGTAAGTATCGTACGTCACGGATACAGAATGTTAATATGCAGTAA